A portion of the Thermosediminibacter oceani DSM 16646 genome contains these proteins:
- a CDS encoding Lin0512 family protein, producing the protein MKKYEYEKGGSFIRRFVIEFGYGVDLHGQDVNNAAKKAVKDAISHSCLCGLAEILNLDNLDDVIVEVTVAVSRPEEIDEDAIKELLPIGKKSVKAVEGGMRVSGLNLAQFGDINDSIEVAVACVTVGIE; encoded by the coding sequence GTGAAAAAATATGAGTATGAGAAAGGAGGTAGTTTTATAAGAAGATTTGTGATCGAATTTGGATATGGGGTTGACCTCCATGGACAGGATGTGAACAACGCAGCTAAAAAAGCTGTGAAAGATGCAATTTCTCACAGTTGCCTGTGTGGGCTTGCTGAAATTCTAAATCTTGATAATCTGGACGATGTGATCGTAGAAGTTACGGTAGCGGTATCGAGGCCCGAGGAGATTGATGAAGACGCCATAAAGGAATTATTGCCGATAGGGAAAAAGTCTGTAAAAGCGGTGGAAGGTGGAATGAGGGTTTCGGGTCTCAATCTGGCTCAATTTGGAGACATAAATGACAGTATAGAAGTTGCCGTTGCCTGTGTAACGGTTGGTATAGAATGA
- a CDS encoding sigma-54-dependent Fis family transcriptional regulator, with protein sequence MENYLKFIKKAWRDFVENGNLNPFIKPIIAESWKRCKKFGVDPMGGVGKVLSNDLLELRTKENEELIYIAHPIMENIYSMVAGSGFVIILVDKDGYLIDVIGDEEVMERAVELNFVKGALWTEKAVGTNAIGTSLFTDKPVQVIGAEHYCITHHSWTCSAAPIHDEDGNIIGCLDMSGSCYKAHSHTLGIVLAGAYSIEKQLALMRSHKLINATFDSISEGMIITDENLQVKKANDMAANILGLALEEILRADIKDLLRDVNLVNAVLKSGKPYYDIDCNFYVKNKRIACSVNAVPVIANKRTIGMVITFRETKYIHNVVNRVVGYKATYRFEDIMTRNEEMKRIIESAKRAALSDCNILIEGESGTGKELFAQAIHNYSKRAKGPFVAVNCASLPRELVESELFGYEKGAFTGALKEGHPGKFELADGGTIFLDEIGELPLDLQSKLLRVLDNKRITRIGGTHEKRLNVRIIAATNRNLREEVERKNFRGDLYYRLNVINIKLPRLVDRKEDIELLAHYFIDRLNHKNAAHPKMLSKEYIKKLKNYDWPGNVRELQNAIERSYYLCEGDVITEEYLPDNILRSAKMGKINLDAILPFETLERENVKNALLNCKGNVKRAAELLNISRATMYRKIRKYNIDLKSIKMNQNEIFD encoded by the coding sequence TTGGAAAATTACCTGAAATTTATTAAAAAGGCCTGGAGAGATTTCGTAGAAAACGGAAATCTGAATCCATTTATAAAACCAATAATTGCAGAATCGTGGAAAAGATGCAAAAAATTTGGAGTAGATCCCATGGGAGGAGTTGGAAAGGTTTTAAGTAATGATTTACTAGAGCTCCGGACAAAGGAGAACGAGGAATTGATTTATATAGCCCATCCAATAATGGAAAACATTTATAGTATGGTGGCTGGTTCGGGTTTCGTAATAATTCTTGTAGATAAAGATGGTTACCTGATAGATGTCATTGGAGACGAAGAGGTTATGGAAAGGGCCGTTGAACTAAACTTCGTAAAGGGTGCGCTGTGGACGGAAAAAGCAGTTGGGACAAATGCCATAGGAACTTCTTTATTTACAGATAAACCTGTACAGGTTATAGGTGCGGAACACTACTGTATAACGCATCATTCCTGGACATGCTCTGCGGCGCCCATCCATGATGAGGATGGCAATATCATAGGATGCCTGGATATGTCGGGGAGCTGTTATAAAGCTCATTCTCATACCCTAGGTATAGTTCTGGCTGGTGCTTATTCCATAGAAAAACAGCTGGCTTTAATGAGATCGCATAAACTTATAAATGCTACTTTTGACTCAATATCCGAAGGCATGATAATAACGGATGAAAATTTACAGGTGAAAAAGGCAAATGATATGGCGGCAAATATTTTAGGTCTTGCGTTAGAGGAAATCTTAAGAGCAGATATTAAAGATTTGCTGCGGGATGTGAATCTCGTTAATGCCGTTTTAAAATCAGGGAAACCTTATTATGACATAGATTGCAATTTTTATGTGAAAAATAAAAGAATAGCGTGCAGCGTAAATGCGGTTCCTGTGATAGCTAATAAAAGAACTATAGGGATGGTCATAACCTTTAGAGAAACCAAGTATATTCACAACGTTGTGAATAGGGTAGTAGGATATAAAGCAACTTACAGATTTGAGGATATTATGACAAGGAATGAAGAGATGAAGAGGATTATAGAATCGGCGAAAAGAGCCGCACTGAGTGACTGTAATATCCTTATTGAAGGAGAGAGCGGGACGGGGAAGGAGTTGTTTGCCCAGGCAATACATAATTACAGTAAACGTGCCAAAGGGCCGTTTGTTGCAGTTAATTGCGCTTCTCTCCCAAGAGAGCTGGTTGAAAGCGAACTTTTCGGGTATGAAAAGGGAGCCTTTACAGGAGCATTGAAGGAGGGGCATCCGGGCAAATTTGAATTGGCCGATGGCGGTACGATATTCCTCGATGAGATCGGAGAGCTGCCCCTGGACCTGCAGTCTAAACTATTAAGAGTTCTGGATAATAAGAGGATTACCAGAATTGGAGGGACGCATGAAAAAAGGCTCAATGTGAGGATAATAGCTGCCACGAACAGGAACCTAAGGGAAGAGGTGGAAAGGAAAAATTTTAGAGGGGATCTTTATTACAGGCTTAATGTTATAAACATAAAACTGCCGCGCCTGGTGGACAGAAAAGAGGACATAGAATTGCTGGCCCATTATTTTATAGACAGGCTAAACCACAAAAATGCGGCTCATCCCAAGATGTTAAGCAAGGAATATATTAAAAAATTAAAAAATTACGACTGGCCAGGAAATGTAAGAGAGCTTCAGAACGCGATAGAAAGGTCGTATTATTTGTGTGAAGGTGATGTCATTACAGAAGAATATTTACCGGATAACATACTTCGAAGTGCGAAAATGGGCAAAATTAATTTAGATGCGATTCTTCCTTTTGAGACTCTAGAAAGAGAAAATGTAAAAAATGCTCTTTTAAATTGCAAAGGCAACGTGAAGAGAGCAGCTGAACTTCTTAATATAAGCAGGGCTACGATGTATCGAAAGATTAGAAAATATAATATAGACTTGAAATCCATAAAAATGAATCAAAATGAGATTTTTGATTAG
- the pdhA gene encoding pyruvate dehydrogenase (acetyl-transferring) E1 component subunit alpha, which produces MDLTKELLLDMYTKMNKIRKFEEKVSELFARGKILGFVHLYIGEEATAVGVCENLTDKDYITSTHRGHGHLIAKGGDLKFMMAELFGKATGYCKGKGGSMHIADVQKGILGANGIVGGGLPIAVGAGLSAKLRRTDQVAVCFFGDGASNEGTFHEALNMASIWKLPVVFVCENNLYGISMRQDRHQAIADIADRAIAYGFPGVTVDGNDVLAVYEAAREAVKRAREGAGPTLIECKTYRWRGHFEGDPTVYRPKEEVEEWVARDPIPRLARYILDNNIVTEEELKEIECNIIRELEEAVRFAEESPYPEETSAVEDIYTDLVEEGRIR; this is translated from the coding sequence GTGGATTTAACAAAAGAATTGCTTCTGGATATGTACACCAAAATGAATAAGATCAGAAAGTTCGAGGAAAAGGTGTCGGAATTATTCGCCCGGGGAAAGATTCTCGGTTTTGTCCATTTGTACATAGGTGAGGAAGCCACGGCTGTAGGAGTTTGTGAAAATTTAACAGATAAAGACTATATAACCAGTACTCATAGAGGGCACGGACACCTGATCGCCAAGGGTGGAGACCTCAAATTTATGATGGCCGAGCTCTTCGGCAAGGCGACGGGATACTGTAAAGGCAAGGGAGGCTCAATGCATATTGCCGATGTCCAGAAAGGAATCTTAGGAGCCAATGGCATAGTAGGCGGGGGCCTGCCTATAGCCGTGGGTGCCGGACTGTCGGCAAAATTAAGACGCACCGACCAGGTGGCGGTGTGCTTCTTTGGCGATGGAGCTTCAAACGAGGGAACTTTTCATGAGGCATTAAATATGGCTTCCATATGGAAATTGCCTGTTGTGTTTGTATGTGAGAATAACCTTTATGGAATATCCATGAGGCAGGACAGGCACCAGGCAATAGCCGATATTGCGGACAGGGCGATAGCTTACGGCTTCCCCGGTGTTACTGTAGACGGCAATGATGTGCTGGCCGTATATGAAGCAGCCCGGGAAGCTGTGAAAAGGGCAAGAGAGGGTGCTGGGCCAACACTTATCGAGTGCAAGACGTACAGGTGGAGAGGTCACTTTGAAGGGGATCCGACGGTGTACAGGCCAAAGGAAGAAGTAGAAGAATGGGTGGCAAGGGATCCGATTCCCAGGCTGGCCCGGTATATATTGGATAATAATATTGTTACAGAAGAGGAATTAAAGGAAATTGAATGCAACATAATTAGAGAACTGGAAGAAGCTGTGAGGTTTGCAGAAGAGAGCCCCTACCCAGAGGAGACCTCTGCTGTAGAAGATATCTATACAGACCTTGTGGAGGAAGGGAGAATAAGATGA